In Sphingomonas crocodyli, one genomic interval encodes:
- a CDS encoding Na+/H+ antiporter gives METVSIVLFLLLAVVVSGALSRMLPIPAPVPLVQIGLGAIIGLSTSHRVELDPELFLLLFLPPLLFLDGWRIPKDELFKDLSTIFELALGLVLITVVGMGLFIHWMIPAMPLAVAFALAAVVSPTDPIAVSAIAARVPIPKRMMHILEGESLLNDASGLVCLRFAIAAAMTGVFSAGEAALNFLWVAGAGLVIGVLVTLAVTRAKAWVTSRWGEDTGSQILVSLLIPFGSYLAAEHVHASGILAAVGAGVTMTFAEISRQALAVTRMRRNSVWDTIQFSLNGIIFVLLGEQLPAILSSAKRTVAMTGHGEPWWLAIYIVAIVAGLAALRFLWVWASLRLTILRNRNKNGVEVRSPEWRLVAAMSLAGVRGAITLAGVLTLPLALSDGTPFPARDLAIFLAAGVIIASLLIASVGLPVLLRGLTMPAEPSKQADEDAARVAAAEAAIQAIERHQHELSEKLGDADRYAAAGARVMDLYRERIEGLGTDRGEDIRLQERRFKEFRLVGLKAERAALTELIRTRRLGSATMQKLTRELDLSEARYRF, from the coding sequence TTGGAGACAGTTTCGATCGTGCTCTTCCTGCTGCTGGCGGTCGTCGTCAGCGGCGCATTGTCACGGATGTTGCCGATCCCGGCGCCGGTGCCGCTGGTGCAGATCGGGCTGGGCGCGATCATCGGCCTGTCGACCTCGCACCGGGTCGAACTCGATCCCGAACTGTTCCTGCTCCTCTTCCTGCCACCGCTCCTGTTTCTCGATGGCTGGCGCATTCCCAAGGATGAACTGTTCAAGGATTTGTCGACGATCTTCGAACTCGCGCTCGGCCTCGTCCTCATCACGGTGGTGGGGATGGGTCTGTTCATCCACTGGATGATCCCGGCGATGCCGCTGGCCGTCGCCTTCGCGCTCGCCGCCGTCGTCTCCCCCACCGATCCGATCGCGGTGTCGGCGATCGCGGCGCGCGTGCCGATCCCGAAGCGGATGATGCACATCCTCGAAGGCGAATCACTGCTCAATGATGCGTCGGGCCTCGTCTGCCTGCGCTTCGCGATTGCGGCGGCGATGACCGGGGTCTTCTCGGCCGGGGAAGCTGCGCTCAACTTCCTATGGGTCGCGGGCGCGGGCCTCGTCATCGGCGTGCTGGTGACGCTGGCCGTCACGCGCGCCAAGGCGTGGGTTACGAGCCGCTGGGGCGAGGATACCGGTTCGCAGATCCTGGTGAGCCTGCTCATCCCCTTCGGTTCCTATCTGGCGGCCGAACATGTCCACGCCTCGGGCATCCTTGCCGCGGTCGGCGCGGGCGTGACGATGACCTTCGCCGAGATCTCGCGTCAGGCGCTGGCGGTCACGCGGATGCGCCGCAATTCGGTGTGGGACACTATCCAGTTCTCGCTCAACGGCATCATCTTCGTGCTCCTGGGCGAACAGCTTCCTGCGATCCTGTCCAGCGCGAAGCGGACGGTGGCGATGACCGGGCATGGCGAGCCGTGGTGGCTAGCCATCTACATCGTCGCGATCGTCGCGGGCCTCGCCGCGCTTCGCTTCCTGTGGGTGTGGGCGTCGCTGCGCCTCACAATCCTGCGCAACCGGAACAAGAACGGGGTCGAGGTGCGCAGCCCCGAATGGCGGCTGGTCGCGGCGATGTCGCTCGCGGGTGTGCGCGGGGCGATCACGCTGGCGGGCGTGCTGACCCTGCCGCTGGCGCTCAGCGACGGCACGCCCTTCCCCGCGCGCGATCTGGCGATCTTCCTCGCGGCGGGGGTGATCATCGCCTCGCTGCTGATCGCCAGTGTCGGTCTCCCCGTGCTGCTGCGCGGCCTCACCATGCCGGCGGAGCCGTCAAAGCAGGCCGATGAGGATGCCGCGCGCGTCGCTGCCGCCGAAGCTGCTATCCAGGCGATCGAGCGCCACCAGCACGAATTGTCCGAAAAGCTCGGCGACGCCGACCGCTACGCCGCCGCCGGTGCGCGCGTGATGGACCTCTATCGCGAACGCATCGAAGGGTTGGGTACCGATCGTGGCGAGGATATCCGGCTGCAGGAGCGGCGCTTCAAGGAATTCCGCCTCGTCGGCCTCAAGGCCGAACGCGCCGCTCTGACCGAACTTATCCGCACCCGCCGCCTGGGCAGCGCGACCATGCAGAAGCTGACCCGCGAACTCGATCTGTCGGAAGCGAGATATCGATTCTAA
- a CDS encoding CHAD domain-containing protein — MVSEVELKLDVDADAANAIEQSPWLGGAPRSINQRSTYFDTPDRALKAAGLSLRVREADGVWTQTIKADDDRAAGLFARPEWEREVPDGRPVLDDATPIVGLIGDKVDQVAKQFEIQVERRLWLVDWKGASIEVAIDRGEVVAGERSARISELELELQTGSRAALFDFARRLHEIGPVRPGIASKAERGYRLSDAAPNAVKAQSITLTADMTAADAFRAIVKACVRHFRLNEDLLKANRHADALHQARVALRRLRSAFAIFKALAVGDQSDRLREELRWLAYELGEARNLDVLLAAIDAGPMRDDVARAREAQYDRVEAVLASARARRLLLDLVQWIDDGAWLDRKKNREARSIPARLFAERALARFRRKVKKGGRDLVRVDDETRHDVRKDAKKLRYACEFFVGLFDGERERRRYKKFVAALETLQDQLGALNDAATIPVVLDRLGLSGAAGVDKNPPIRSDLILAAADAYEDVVDTKRFWA, encoded by the coding sequence ATGGTCAGCGAAGTCGAACTCAAGCTTGATGTCGATGCCGACGCAGCAAATGCGATCGAGCAGTCGCCCTGGTTGGGCGGTGCTCCAAGGTCGATCAACCAGCGATCGACCTATTTTGACACCCCCGATCGCGCGCTGAAGGCGGCAGGTCTTTCATTGCGCGTGCGCGAGGCCGATGGCGTCTGGACGCAGACGATTAAAGCCGACGATGATCGCGCCGCCGGATTGTTTGCCCGACCGGAATGGGAGCGCGAGGTGCCTGACGGTCGACCCGTTCTGGACGACGCCACCCCTATCGTCGGCCTCATCGGCGACAAGGTCGACCAGGTGGCGAAGCAGTTCGAGATACAGGTAGAGCGCCGTCTCTGGCTGGTCGATTGGAAGGGGGCTTCGATCGAGGTTGCCATCGACCGTGGCGAAGTTGTGGCGGGGGAACGTTCGGCACGGATCAGCGAACTGGAACTGGAACTCCAGACCGGCAGCCGCGCGGCATTGTTCGACTTTGCCCGCCGCCTGCACGAGATCGGCCCTGTCCGGCCTGGGATCGCGAGCAAGGCCGAACGCGGTTATCGCCTGTCGGATGCCGCGCCGAATGCGGTAAAGGCCCAAAGCATTACGCTGACCGCCGATATGACCGCAGCCGACGCATTCCGCGCTATCGTCAAGGCTTGCGTGCGCCATTTCCGCTTGAATGAGGATCTGCTCAAAGCGAACCGGCACGCAGACGCGCTCCATCAGGCGCGGGTGGCGCTACGGCGGCTGCGATCGGCCTTCGCTATTTTCAAAGCGCTGGCCGTCGGGGACCAAAGCGACCGACTGCGTGAGGAGTTGCGCTGGCTGGCCTACGAGCTTGGTGAGGCGCGCAATCTCGATGTGCTATTGGCCGCGATCGATGCAGGCCCGATGCGCGACGATGTCGCTCGAGCACGCGAGGCGCAATATGACAGGGTCGAGGCGGTGCTCGCTTCGGCCCGCGCGCGTCGCCTGTTGCTCGATCTCGTCCAGTGGATCGACGACGGCGCCTGGCTCGATCGCAAAAAGAACCGCGAGGCTCGCAGCATACCGGCGCGTCTCTTTGCGGAGCGCGCGCTGGCGCGATTTCGGCGTAAAGTGAAGAAAGGCGGTCGCGATCTCGTGCGGGTCGACGACGAGACGCGTCACGACGTGCGCAAGGATGCCAAGAAGCTCCGCTATGCCTGTGAGTTCTTTGTCGGTCTGTTCGATGGCGAGCGCGAGCGTCGTCGTTACAAGAAATTTGTGGCTGCACTTGAAACGCTGCAGGATCAGCTGGGTGCGCTGAATGACGCCGCCACCATTCCTGTCGTGTTAGACCGGCTGGGCCTTTCGGGGGCGGCCGGCGTCGATAAGAACCCGCCTATCCGATCGGACCTGATCCTCGCAGCTGCCGATGCCTACGAAGACGTTGTCGACACAAAGCGCTTCTGGGCCTGA